One genomic window of Methyloceanibacter sp. wino2 includes the following:
- a CDS encoding DUF2735 domain-containing protein encodes MTANAHEETAKVIPFPKGGRSGLSGSQYGAHAADDLLTSMGVAYVDYGSGSYHDAAIRDARQSREH; translated from the coding sequence ATGACGGCAAATGCACATGAGGAGACGGCGAAAGTCATTCCGTTTCCGAAAGGCGGCCGCTCGGGACTGAGTGGCAGCCAATACGGCGCACACGCGGCCGATGATCTCCTGACGTCAATGGGTGTAGCCTACGTCGACTACGGGAGCGGCTCGTATCACGATGCGGCCATCCGCGATGCGCGGCAGTCACGTGAGCATTGA
- a CDS encoding glutamine synthetase beta-grasp domain-containing protein, producing MTKFKLEYIWLDGYAPVPNLRGKTLIKEYDSFPSLEDLPDWGFDGSSTMQADGSNSDCVLKPIRVFADPARKNGALVLCEVMNPDGTPHVSNKRATILDDDGTWFGFEQEYFFYKDGRPLGFPEHGYPEPQGKYYTGVGFKQVGSIARQIVEEHLDMCLDCGINHEGINAEVAKGQWEFQIFGKGSKKAADEMWMARYLLERLTEKYGVDIEYHCKPLGDTDWNGSGMHANFSTEYLRTVGGQDYFEALMKAFEDNLEDHIAVYGPDNHMRLTGKHETAPWNKFSYGVADRGASVRVPHSFVKNGYKGYLEDRRPNSQGDPYQIASQILKTVASVPTAASAAA from the coding sequence ATGACCAAGTTTAAGCTCGAGTACATTTGGCTCGACGGTTACGCGCCCGTGCCGAACCTGCGTGGCAAGACCCTCATCAAAGAGTACGATAGCTTTCCGAGCCTCGAAGACCTCCCCGATTGGGGTTTCGATGGCAGCTCGACAATGCAGGCCGACGGCAGCAACTCCGACTGCGTTCTGAAGCCTATCCGCGTTTTCGCTGACCCGGCCCGCAAGAACGGCGCCTTGGTTCTCTGCGAAGTGATGAACCCAGACGGCACGCCGCACGTATCGAACAAGCGCGCGACCATCCTGGACGACGACGGTACGTGGTTCGGTTTCGAGCAGGAGTATTTCTTCTACAAGGACGGCCGCCCGCTGGGCTTCCCGGAGCACGGCTACCCGGAGCCGCAAGGCAAATACTACACCGGCGTCGGCTTCAAGCAGGTCGGTTCGATCGCGCGTCAGATCGTGGAAGAGCATCTCGACATGTGCCTGGACTGCGGCATCAACCACGAAGGCATCAACGCCGAAGTGGCCAAGGGCCAGTGGGAGTTCCAGATCTTCGGCAAGGGCTCCAAGAAGGCGGCCGACGAAATGTGGATGGCCCGCTACCTGCTGGAGCGCCTGACCGAGAAGTATGGCGTCGACATCGAGTATCACTGCAAACCGCTCGGCGACACCGACTGGAACGGCTCTGGCATGCACGCCAACTTCTCGACCGAGTACCTGCGCACTGTCGGCGGCCAGGATTACTTCGAGGCGCTGATGAAGGCGTTCGAGGACAATCTGGAAGACCACATTGCGGTCTACGGTCCCGACAACCACATGCGTCTGACCGGCAAGCACGAGACGGCGCCGTGGAACAAGTTCAGCTATGGCGTTGCCGACCGTGGTGCGTCCGTCCGCGTGCCGCACAGCTTCGTCAAGAACGGCTACAAGGGCTACCTGGAAGACCGTCGTCCGAACTCGCAAGGCGACCCCTACCAGATCGCCTCTCAGATTCTGAAGACGGTTGCTTCTGTTCCGACGGCCGCGAGCGCGGCTGCGTAG
- a CDS encoding DoxX family protein — MADRLQTDWAPRILSIVRIVAALIFMEHGTSKLLGFPSGGFSPEAFSLPWIAGILEIVGGALLVVGLFTRPTAFVLSGLMAFAYWLAHAPKSVYPLLNGGDAAILFCFIFLYIAFAGGGPWSVDEMLRKKS; from the coding sequence ATGGCAGATCGACTGCAAACCGACTGGGCGCCGCGCATCTTGAGTATCGTGCGCATCGTTGCCGCGCTGATCTTCATGGAGCACGGCACGTCCAAGCTGCTCGGATTTCCGAGTGGCGGATTCTCGCCGGAGGCATTTTCGTTGCCGTGGATTGCCGGCATTCTCGAGATCGTCGGTGGGGCGCTACTGGTGGTGGGTCTGTTCACGCGGCCGACCGCGTTCGTGCTGTCCGGCTTGATGGCCTTTGCCTATTGGTTGGCCCATGCGCCGAAGAGTGTTTATCCGCTGTTGAACGGCGGCGATGCGGCGATCCTGTTCTGCTTCATCTTTCTCTACATTGCCTTCGCAGGCGGCGGCCCCTGGAGCGTCGATGAGATGCTGAGGAAAAAGTCCTGA